The following proteins come from a genomic window of Ictalurus furcatus strain D&B chromosome 12, Billie_1.0, whole genome shotgun sequence:
- the arl6ip6 gene encoding ADP-ribosylation factor-like protein 6-interacting protein 6 yields the protein MSLSFRSLDTFSGDEDEDNDTNDATHQASLNTTSEESRWSHVKSRYHRFRSPVQRYWRSHWPARICSVLCCLVVVSFIAILSSFLYIILKDLRAERVPTEDGTDVRLLGFWSMLVLSSLAGVLCCSFSWTLTYFDSFEPGMFPPTPLSPAKYRQMTGHSFHMGYSMAILNGIVAGLTFFWCLI from the exons ATGTCGTTGAGTTTTCGGTCGCTGGACACGTTTTCAGGGGATGAAGATGAGGATAATGATACGAATGATGCTACACATCAAGCCAGTTTGAACACGACTTCAGAGGAAAGCAGGTGGAGCCACGTTAAGTCTCGGTATCACCGCTTCAGGTCTCCGGTGCAGAGATACTGGAGAAGCCATTGGCCAGCCCGGATCTGCTCCGTGCTGTGCTGTTTGGTCGTTGTTTCATTTATTGCTAtactctcttccttcctttatATCATCCTCAAAG ATCTTCGGGCAGAGAGAGTTCCCACTGAAGATGGAACAGACGTAAGACTTCTAG GCTTTTGGAGTATGTTGGTTCTCTCATCCTTGGCTGGAGTGTTATGTTGCAGCTTTTCCTGGACTCTAACCTACTTTGACTCATTTGAGCCTGGGATGTTCCCCCCCACACCACTTTCTCCAGCCAAATACAG GCAAATGACTGGCCACTCCTTTCACATGGGCTACAGCATGGCTATACTCAATGGCATCGTGGCTGGACTCACTTTCTTCTGGTGTCTTATCTAA
- the rprmb gene encoding protein reprimo B: MNWTALNDTDGGFHAGNTETLPACCTWSSAVTDSGLAQSGAHERDSFAPNVVQVAVMCVLALTVVFGIFFLGCNLLIKSVGMINFLVADRRYSKDVEAVIVSA; the protein is encoded by the coding sequence ATGAACTGGACGGCGTTGAACGACACGGACGGAGGTTTCCACGCCGGGAACACTGAGACTTTACCCGCATGCTGCACTTGGTCCTCAGCTGTCACAGACTCCGGTTTGGCGCAGAGCGGTGCGCACGAGCGCGACTCCTTCGCCCCGAACGTGGTGCAAGTCGCCGTGATGTGCGTGCTCGCGCTCACCGTGGTCTTTGGCATCTTCTTCTTGGGCTGTAACCTGCTCATCAAATCCGTAGGAATGATCAACTTCCTCGTCGCGGATAGAAGATATTCCAAAGACGTCGAGGCGGTTATAGTGAGCGCGTGA